From Aedes albopictus strain Foshan chromosome 1, AalbF5, whole genome shotgun sequence, one genomic window encodes:
- the LOC109402623 gene encoding perlucin → MCPEQRNWTEAVERCDCYAMQLAIVDTAEKHDAVAQAIYSSAVFSQWWTDVWIGASDISDEGLFRWQATGETLNYTNWKAGQPNNYDGEEHCVHLQYISKVGFKWNDDQCSKKKYFICEKVCD, encoded by the exons ATGTGCCCCGAACAAAG AAATTGGACCGAAGCGGTGGAAAGATGCGACTGTTACGCAATGCAACTGGCGATAGTGGACACGGCGGAAAAACACGACGCTGTTGCTCAAGCCATATACTCTTCCGCTGTGTTCAGCCAGTGGTGGACCGACGTGTGGATTGGAGCCAGCGATATTAGTGACGAGGGATTGTTTCGGTGGCAAGCTACTGGTGAAACTCTAAACTACACGAACTGGAAGGCCGGACAGCCGAACAACTACGACGGGGAGGAACACTGTGTGCATCTGCAGTACATATCCAAGGTGGGTTTTAAGTGGAATGATGACCAGTGTTCTAAGAAgaagtattttatttgtgagaaGGTTTGTGACTAA